The following proteins are encoded in a genomic region of Prionailurus viverrinus isolate Anna chromosome E3, UM_Priviv_1.0, whole genome shotgun sequence:
- the TEDC2 gene encoding tubulin epsilon and delta complex protein 2 isoform X3 gives MLPADCSRRLVAELRDALDACAERQRQLERNLRVSRRLLRTWEPAETPAPQPTPAPETSGEAPSPESTPSPQDLKELELLTQALEKAVRVRKGISKTGERHKALSLKSGSAATSATTASAPSRASGQASCQVSETKPPRGIQQTVVPARGLPECRLLPVGDRTRMGRGSRATKPGPGPRDQQIPPSAALQAPEAFTLKEKGILLRLPMAYRKAASRNSRLWAQLSSTQTSDSVDAAATAKTQFLQKMQMTSGGPGSGLSAAAVEAEVGLLRAACSLLRRRMEEVLSADPADCMQEYRCLLTLEGLQAITEQCLHRLQELRAAVVGQQLGPWPVGRRPGASLPCGGGTDPIWSPQLLLYSSTQELQTLEALRLRVAMLDQQIHLEKVLMAELLPLVGTQGPHWLALCRAVHSLLCEGGERFLTVLRDEPAD, from the exons ATGCTGCCCGCGGACTGCTCGCGCCG GCTGGTGGCCGAGCTGCGGGACGCCCTGGACGCCTGCGCTGAGCGACAGAGGCAGCTGGAGCGGAACCTGCGCGTCTCCCGCCGGCTGCTGCGGACCTG GGAACCAGCCGAGACCCCGGCTCCGCAGCCAACCCCAGCGCCAGAAACCAGTGGAGAGGCCCCGTCTCCGG AATCCACACCCAGCCCTCAAGACCTCAAGGAGCTGGAGCTTCTGACCCAGGCACTGGAGAAGGCTGTACGGGTGAGAAAAGGCATCTCTAAGACTGGAGAAAGACACAAGGCCCTCAGCCTGAAGTCTGGGTCCGCTGCCACTTCTGCCACCACAGCCTCTGCCCCGTCCCGGGCCTCCGGCCAGGCTAGCTGTCAAGTCTCAGAGACAAAACCCCCCAGGGGCATCCAGCAGACTGTGGTGCCTGCTAGGGGCCTCCCTGAGTGCAGGCTCCTGCCAGTGGGGGATCGCACCCGTATGGGGAGAGGATCCCGAGCCACCAAGCCTGGACCAGGCCCCAGGGACCAACAGATACCCCCATCGGCTGCTCTTCAAGCCCCAGAAGCTTTCACACTGAAGGAGAAGGG GATCCTGCTGCGGCTACCCATGGCCTACAGGAAAGCGGCTTCCCGGAACTCCCG CCTGTGGGCCCAGCTCAGCTCTACACAGACCAGTGACTCCGTGGATGCCGCTGCCACCGCCAAAACCCAGTTCCTCCAGAAAATGCAGATGACT TCCGGCGGGCCCGGCTCTGGGCTCAGTGCTGCAGCAGTGGAGGCCGAGGTGGGGCTCCTGCGGGCGGCCTGTTCACTGCTGAGACGGCGAATGGAGGAAGTGCTCTCGGCAG ACCCTGCTGACTGCATGCAGGAGTACCGCTGCCTGCTTACCCTGGAGGGGCTGCAGGCCATCACGGAGCAGTGTCTCCACAGGCTGCAGGAGCTGCGTGCAG CAGTGGTGGGACAGCAGCTGGGGCCGTGGCCTGTGGGGAGACGCCCCGGAGCCTCACTGCCCTGCGGAGGAGGAACAGACCCTATCTGGAGCCCCCAGCTTCTTCTCTACTCCAGCACCCAGGAGTTGCAGACTCTAGAGGCCCTGAGGCTGCGGGTGGCCATGCTAGACCAGCAGATCCACCTGGAAAAG GTCCTGATGGCGGAACTCCTCCCCCTGGTGGGCACACAGGGGCCACACTGGCTAGCGCTTTGCCGAGCTGTGCACAGCCTGCTTTGCGAGGGAGGGGAGCGCTTCCTCACCGTCCTTCGAGATGAACCTGCCGACTGA
- the TEDC2 gene encoding tubulin epsilon and delta complex protein 2 isoform X2, with product MLPADCSRRLVAELRDALDACAERQRQLERNLRVSRRLLRTWEPAETPAPQPTPAPETSGEAPSPESTPSPQDLKELELLTQALEKAVRVRKGISKTGERHKALSLKSGSAATSATTASAPSRASGQASCQVSETKPPRGIQQTVVPARGLPECRLLPVGDRTRMGRGSRATKPGPGPRDQQIPPSAALQAPEAFTLKEKGADVDCWLPQPLWKPCLGLEGGSPQSAASLSTGFPDRILLRLPMAYRKAASRNSRLWAQLSSTQTSDSVDAAATAKTQFLQKMQMTSGGPGSGLSAAAVEAEVGLLRAACSLLRRRMEEVLSADPADCMQEYRCLLTLEGLQAITEQCLHRLQELRAVVGQQLGPWPVGRRPGASLPCGGGTDPIWSPQLLLYSSTQELQTLEALRLRVAMLDQQIHLEKVLMAELLPLVGTQGPHWLALCRAVHSLLCEGGERFLTVLRDEPAD from the exons ATGCTGCCCGCGGACTGCTCGCGCCG GCTGGTGGCCGAGCTGCGGGACGCCCTGGACGCCTGCGCTGAGCGACAGAGGCAGCTGGAGCGGAACCTGCGCGTCTCCCGCCGGCTGCTGCGGACCTG GGAACCAGCCGAGACCCCGGCTCCGCAGCCAACCCCAGCGCCAGAAACCAGTGGAGAGGCCCCGTCTCCGG AATCCACACCCAGCCCTCAAGACCTCAAGGAGCTGGAGCTTCTGACCCAGGCACTGGAGAAGGCTGTACGGGTGAGAAAAGGCATCTCTAAGACTGGAGAAAGACACAAGGCCCTCAGCCTGAAGTCTGGGTCCGCTGCCACTTCTGCCACCACAGCCTCTGCCCCGTCCCGGGCCTCCGGCCAGGCTAGCTGTCAAGTCTCAGAGACAAAACCCCCCAGGGGCATCCAGCAGACTGTGGTGCCTGCTAGGGGCCTCCCTGAGTGCAGGCTCCTGCCAGTGGGGGATCGCACCCGTATGGGGAGAGGATCCCGAGCCACCAAGCCTGGACCAGGCCCCAGGGACCAACAGATACCCCCATCGGCTGCTCTTCAAGCCCCAGAAGCTTTCACACTGAAGGAGAAGGG gGCAGACGTGGACTGCTGGCTcccacagccactctggaagccCTGTTTGGGGCTTGAGGGGGGCAGCCCCCAGAGTGCGGCTTCTCTGAGCACTGGCTTCCCTGACAGGATCCTGCTGCGGCTACCCATGGCCTACAGGAAAGCGGCTTCCCGGAACTCCCG CCTGTGGGCCCAGCTCAGCTCTACACAGACCAGTGACTCCGTGGATGCCGCTGCCACCGCCAAAACCCAGTTCCTCCAGAAAATGCAGATGACT TCCGGCGGGCCCGGCTCTGGGCTCAGTGCTGCAGCAGTGGAGGCCGAGGTGGGGCTCCTGCGGGCGGCCTGTTCACTGCTGAGACGGCGAATGGAGGAAGTGCTCTCGGCAG ACCCTGCTGACTGCATGCAGGAGTACCGCTGCCTGCTTACCCTGGAGGGGCTGCAGGCCATCACGGAGCAGTGTCTCCACAGGCTGCAGGAGCTGCGTGCAG TGGTGGGACAGCAGCTGGGGCCGTGGCCTGTGGGGAGACGCCCCGGAGCCTCACTGCCCTGCGGAGGAGGAACAGACCCTATCTGGAGCCCCCAGCTTCTTCTCTACTCCAGCACCCAGGAGTTGCAGACTCTAGAGGCCCTGAGGCTGCGGGTGGCCATGCTAGACCAGCAGATCCACCTGGAAAAG GTCCTGATGGCGGAACTCCTCCCCCTGGTGGGCACACAGGGGCCACACTGGCTAGCGCTTTGCCGAGCTGTGCACAGCCTGCTTTGCGAGGGAGGGGAGCGCTTCCTCACCGTCCTTCGAGATGAACCTGCCGACTGA
- the TEDC2 gene encoding tubulin epsilon and delta complex protein 2 isoform X1, producing the protein MLPADCSRRLVAELRDALDACAERQRQLERNLRVSRRLLRTWEPAETPAPQPTPAPETSGEAPSPESTPSPQDLKELELLTQALEKAVRVRKGISKTGERHKALSLKSGSAATSATTASAPSRASGQASCQVSETKPPRGIQQTVVPARGLPECRLLPVGDRTRMGRGSRATKPGPGPRDQQIPPSAALQAPEAFTLKEKGADVDCWLPQPLWKPCLGLEGGSPQSAASLSTGFPDRILLRLPMAYRKAASRNSRLWAQLSSTQTSDSVDAAATAKTQFLQKMQMTSGGPGSGLSAAAVEAEVGLLRAACSLLRRRMEEVLSADPADCMQEYRCLLTLEGLQAITEQCLHRLQELRAAVVGQQLGPWPVGRRPGASLPCGGGTDPIWSPQLLLYSSTQELQTLEALRLRVAMLDQQIHLEKVLMAELLPLVGTQGPHWLALCRAVHSLLCEGGERFLTVLRDEPAD; encoded by the exons ATGCTGCCCGCGGACTGCTCGCGCCG GCTGGTGGCCGAGCTGCGGGACGCCCTGGACGCCTGCGCTGAGCGACAGAGGCAGCTGGAGCGGAACCTGCGCGTCTCCCGCCGGCTGCTGCGGACCTG GGAACCAGCCGAGACCCCGGCTCCGCAGCCAACCCCAGCGCCAGAAACCAGTGGAGAGGCCCCGTCTCCGG AATCCACACCCAGCCCTCAAGACCTCAAGGAGCTGGAGCTTCTGACCCAGGCACTGGAGAAGGCTGTACGGGTGAGAAAAGGCATCTCTAAGACTGGAGAAAGACACAAGGCCCTCAGCCTGAAGTCTGGGTCCGCTGCCACTTCTGCCACCACAGCCTCTGCCCCGTCCCGGGCCTCCGGCCAGGCTAGCTGTCAAGTCTCAGAGACAAAACCCCCCAGGGGCATCCAGCAGACTGTGGTGCCTGCTAGGGGCCTCCCTGAGTGCAGGCTCCTGCCAGTGGGGGATCGCACCCGTATGGGGAGAGGATCCCGAGCCACCAAGCCTGGACCAGGCCCCAGGGACCAACAGATACCCCCATCGGCTGCTCTTCAAGCCCCAGAAGCTTTCACACTGAAGGAGAAGGG gGCAGACGTGGACTGCTGGCTcccacagccactctggaagccCTGTTTGGGGCTTGAGGGGGGCAGCCCCCAGAGTGCGGCTTCTCTGAGCACTGGCTTCCCTGACAGGATCCTGCTGCGGCTACCCATGGCCTACAGGAAAGCGGCTTCCCGGAACTCCCG CCTGTGGGCCCAGCTCAGCTCTACACAGACCAGTGACTCCGTGGATGCCGCTGCCACCGCCAAAACCCAGTTCCTCCAGAAAATGCAGATGACT TCCGGCGGGCCCGGCTCTGGGCTCAGTGCTGCAGCAGTGGAGGCCGAGGTGGGGCTCCTGCGGGCGGCCTGTTCACTGCTGAGACGGCGAATGGAGGAAGTGCTCTCGGCAG ACCCTGCTGACTGCATGCAGGAGTACCGCTGCCTGCTTACCCTGGAGGGGCTGCAGGCCATCACGGAGCAGTGTCTCCACAGGCTGCAGGAGCTGCGTGCAG CAGTGGTGGGACAGCAGCTGGGGCCGTGGCCTGTGGGGAGACGCCCCGGAGCCTCACTGCCCTGCGGAGGAGGAACAGACCCTATCTGGAGCCCCCAGCTTCTTCTCTACTCCAGCACCCAGGAGTTGCAGACTCTAGAGGCCCTGAGGCTGCGGGTGGCCATGCTAGACCAGCAGATCCACCTGGAAAAG GTCCTGATGGCGGAACTCCTCCCCCTGGTGGGCACACAGGGGCCACACTGGCTAGCGCTTTGCCGAGCTGTGCACAGCCTGCTTTGCGAGGGAGGGGAGCGCTTCCTCACCGTCCTTCGAGATGAACCTGCCGACTGA